From Novipirellula artificiosorum, the proteins below share one genomic window:
- a CDS encoding right-handed parallel beta-helix repeat-containing protein gives MNRLLFTFALGLASVASSTTAHAQKELYVAAEVTALGDGSRQTPFATLVEARDAIRQARTSGDLQADDTVTVWIGPGIYQLEKSFELSAVDSGTEKASIVYRATKTGTARIRGGITLDPNAFKPITDPKVRSRLDESIRDQIRVCDLSKQLRDPIDPLKTSYRGVPESPWLYCNDQPMTLARWPNVDAADGAWATFSTTLDTGLADPDAEDPAKRKARGGSFVFEDPRPQRWNLDAGVWLLGYWTHDWSDEVIRIASYEPENHQITLAAPHNYGINAGTWGAAERRFFALNALEELDAPGEWYLDRTKKRLYFYPNDDLIQSNIVLATLTRPLVQASNLKHTKFEGLVFEYAHADGIVLHNTEHVEITGCRAANLAKSGFVVDGNHNTIRSCDLYNLGTSGLSLRGGDRRSLTPAENLAINNHIHHYGLFQRTYAPGIGVSGCGQSVQHNCIHDAPHNAVLYGGNEHRFEYNEVYRVVMETGDAGAFYTGRDWTSQGNVLRHNYIHDLGGGDAKHVNTMGVYLDDCDSGDTIEGNVFYRAGRAIMIGGGRSNPVLNNLVIDCPIGLHIDARGMTWKQWNNPSYSSWHLEAKAQAVGYTQPPWSDRYPKLAAIMNDSPRQPLYNPIRRNVFVDCTSQVCNFDGNVKKLLDQFEIENNLVVQTAGESSGVVATKEIQGFTHLAGTADDPIELGFKNEDAENFSLTNDARLLKVLPSFEPIPFAKIGLYRDQYREQTTPTPSSR, from the coding sequence ATGAACCGTCTCCTGTTCACCTTCGCCTTGGGTCTTGCCTCCGTCGCCTCGTCGACCACCGCACACGCTCAAAAAGAACTGTATGTTGCTGCCGAAGTCACGGCACTTGGCGATGGATCCCGGCAGACACCGTTTGCAACGCTGGTCGAAGCCCGAGATGCAATCCGACAAGCGCGAACCTCTGGCGATCTGCAAGCCGACGACACCGTCACCGTGTGGATCGGTCCCGGGATTTATCAGCTCGAGAAGTCGTTCGAATTGAGCGCGGTCGATAGCGGCACCGAAAAGGCGTCGATCGTGTATCGCGCAACGAAGACAGGCACCGCTCGAATCCGCGGCGGGATCACACTCGACCCAAACGCTTTCAAGCCAATCACCGATCCGAAGGTGCGGTCGCGACTCGATGAAAGCATCCGAGATCAGATTCGTGTCTGCGACCTGTCCAAGCAACTCCGCGATCCCATTGATCCCCTCAAGACGTCTTATCGCGGCGTCCCTGAGTCACCTTGGCTGTATTGCAACGATCAACCCATGACGCTTGCTCGTTGGCCCAACGTGGATGCCGCGGACGGCGCCTGGGCAACCTTCTCGACAACCCTTGATACGGGACTTGCCGATCCCGATGCGGAAGATCCTGCAAAACGTAAAGCTCGCGGCGGATCCTTCGTGTTTGAGGACCCGCGTCCCCAACGATGGAACTTGGACGCGGGCGTTTGGTTGCTGGGCTATTGGACACACGATTGGAGCGACGAAGTGATTCGCATCGCATCCTACGAACCCGAGAACCATCAGATCACGCTCGCTGCGCCTCACAATTACGGCATCAATGCGGGAACATGGGGAGCTGCCGAACGTCGTTTCTTTGCGCTCAACGCACTGGAAGAACTCGACGCACCCGGCGAATGGTATCTCGATCGCACCAAAAAGCGTTTGTACTTCTACCCAAACGACGACTTGATCCAGTCCAACATCGTTCTAGCAACGTTGACCCGCCCATTGGTTCAAGCATCCAATCTCAAGCACACGAAGTTCGAAGGGTTGGTTTTCGAGTATGCCCACGCCGACGGCATTGTGCTACACAACACCGAGCATGTTGAGATTACCGGCTGCCGCGCCGCCAACTTGGCCAAATCTGGATTTGTCGTCGACGGCAATCACAACACCATCCGATCTTGCGACCTCTACAACCTCGGCACCAGCGGTTTGTCGCTCCGTGGCGGCGACCGCCGATCGTTGACGCCAGCGGAAAATCTGGCGATCAACAATCACATCCATCATTACGGTCTTTTTCAGCGAACCTATGCACCCGGGATCGGGGTGAGCGGTTGTGGCCAAAGCGTCCAACATAACTGCATTCACGACGCGCCCCACAACGCCGTCTTGTACGGTGGTAACGAACATCGATTCGAGTACAACGAGGTCTATCGCGTGGTGATGGAAACCGGCGATGCAGGTGCGTTCTACACGGGCCGCGATTGGACCAGCCAGGGCAACGTGTTACGACACAATTACATCCACGACCTCGGTGGAGGAGACGCAAAACACGTCAATACGATGGGGGTCTACCTCGACGATTGCGACAGCGGCGACACGATCGAAGGCAACGTCTTCTACCGTGCCGGACGAGCGATCATGATCGGTGGCGGACGAAGCAATCCGGTGCTCAACAACCTGGTCATCGATTGCCCGATCGGACTGCACATCGACGCTCGAGGGATGACGTGGAAACAGTGGAACAATCCCTCCTATTCGAGTTGGCACCTGGAAGCGAAAGCCCAGGCCGTTGGTTACACCCAACCGCCCTGGAGCGACCGCTATCCCAAGTTGGCGGCCATCATGAACGATTCGCCTCGCCAACCGCTCTACAACCCAATCCGCCGCAACGTCTTTGTCGATTGCACCAGCCAAGTCTGCAACTTCGATGGCAATGTCAAGAAACTGCTTGATCAGTTTGAGATCGAAAACAATTTGGTGGTACAAACGGCCGGCGAGTCCAGCGGGGTGGTCGCGACGAAGGAGATCCAAGGCTTTACCCATCTGGCCGGCACCGCAGACGATCCCATCGAGCTGGGGTTCAAGAACGAAGACGCCGAGAACTTCTCGCTGACGAACGATGCTCGGCTGCTCAAAGTACTACCCAGCTTCGAGCCAATCCCCTTCGCAAAGATCGGGCTGTACCGGGACCAGTACCGAGAGCAGACGACACCGACTCCCTCGTCCCGATAA
- the hpnE gene encoding hydroxysqualene dehydroxylase HpnE has product MTDQDFRHHVVIIGAGLAGLSAAETLARHHAGRFRITLLEAKRSIGGRAGSFTDPASGETIDYCQHVAMGCCTNLIGLLDRCGISGAMKRYDRLRFYHPNFPASDFAPSRYLPAPLHLANTIQHLRYLNKAQRREVRRAMLRLLRTAEDRFVPFTARRWLESQGQSNETIDKFWNVFLASALGDHCGHVSMAAARKVFVDGFAAARGASDVLIPQRPLSQLLGHDLVSEVAQLGVEVRVQVAVETLLAEPSGWVGVKTRGGEVIPADSVISAIPWHGVDRLLEPHALRRAVANRRPFSEVPSSPITGVHLWFDREITSQSHAVLVGGLAQWIFRPPFNQRLPRHYYQVVVSGVHPMSNARRGEMLEQILQELHAVFPSAAQSMLLHHRIVTDPHAVFSVRPEVEAIRPLPPCPALPWLFLAGDWTRTGWSATMEGAVISGIQAASCVLQRIGLRAVSPDPGLPRGRLARWMIR; this is encoded by the coding sequence ATGACCGACCAAGATTTTCGGCATCACGTGGTGATCATCGGTGCCGGGCTGGCTGGATTATCGGCGGCCGAGACCTTGGCTCGCCATCATGCCGGCCGTTTTCGCATCACGTTGCTTGAAGCGAAACGATCCATAGGGGGACGTGCTGGGTCGTTCACCGATCCGGCCAGCGGCGAAACGATCGATTATTGCCAGCACGTGGCGATGGGATGCTGCACGAACTTGATCGGGTTGCTGGATCGCTGTGGGATCTCCGGTGCAATGAAACGTTACGACCGGCTTCGTTTTTATCATCCAAATTTTCCTGCCAGCGATTTTGCTCCTTCACGCTATCTGCCCGCGCCCTTGCATTTGGCAAACACGATCCAACATCTGCGTTATTTAAACAAGGCTCAAAGGAGAGAGGTTCGACGGGCGATGCTGCGATTGCTTCGTACTGCCGAGGATCGCTTCGTCCCGTTCACAGCACGCCGTTGGTTGGAGTCGCAGGGCCAGTCGAACGAAACGATCGACAAGTTCTGGAATGTGTTCTTGGCAAGTGCGTTGGGTGATCACTGTGGTCATGTGTCGATGGCTGCCGCCCGGAAAGTGTTCGTCGATGGATTTGCCGCCGCACGGGGGGCGTCCGACGTGCTGATTCCACAGCGTCCCCTTTCGCAACTCTTGGGTCACGATCTTGTTAGCGAGGTCGCACAACTCGGGGTCGAAGTTCGAGTTCAAGTGGCAGTCGAGACGCTGTTGGCTGAGCCTTCGGGATGGGTGGGTGTCAAGACACGCGGCGGTGAAGTGATCCCGGCCGATTCGGTGATCAGCGCCATCCCCTGGCACGGTGTGGATCGGTTGCTGGAACCCCATGCGTTGCGCCGAGCCGTTGCGAATCGCCGTCCGTTTTCGGAGGTTCCCTCGTCGCCAATCACGGGCGTTCATCTTTGGTTCGATCGCGAGATCACGTCGCAGTCGCACGCGGTCTTGGTTGGTGGTTTAGCCCAGTGGATTTTTCGTCCACCCTTCAACCAACGGCTGCCTCGACACTACTATCAAGTCGTGGTCAGTGGTGTCCATCCAATGAGCAACGCACGAAGAGGCGAGATGCTTGAGCAGATTCTGCAAGAACTTCATGCGGTTTTTCCATCTGCGGCGCAAAGCATGCTACTGCATCATCGTATCGTTACCGATCCACATGCTGTTTTTTCGGTCCGACCCGAGGTTGAAGCGATTCGTCCGTTACCCCCCTGCCCTGCCCTACCCTGGCTGTTCCTTGCCGGCGATTGGACGCGAACCGGTTGGTCGGCGACGATGGAAGGCGCTGTGATTAGCGGCATTCAAGCCGCATCGTGCGTGTTGCAACGAATCGGGCTGCGAGCGGTCTCTCCCGATCCCGGTTTACCGCGCGGAAGGTTGGCAAGGTGGATGATCCGATAG
- a CDS encoding phytoene/squalene synthase family protein, with protein sequence MKSEISLAASYRYSRRMTRRSGSNFYRSFWLLPRSKRDAMYALYAFARVTDDVGDCGEPAALRTRWLAWWRHTTALNLISDSPHHQIALPDLPEAKGSQWTKVLPQKANEILPALRDASDRYGIPTRYLLEIIDGVLADQQKTRFDTYEQLEHYCYLVASAVGLACLHIWEFDSPLPLESAVDCGLAFQMTNVLRDVAEDAKRGRIYLPRQHYEQHGLCEDDLLHPRGDDRLRCLIQDEIARSKRLFDSGWNVWDSLHEDGRPMFSMMWRTYRRLLSRIEQDPGAVALRRIKLSAGDRLGLVSQHFFVSRFRRLAVPPTEVSGG encoded by the coding sequence ATGAAATCGGAAATTTCTCTTGCCGCCAGCTACCGATACTCGCGACGGATGACCCGCCGCAGTGGAAGCAATTTTTATCGATCGTTTTGGTTGCTGCCACGCTCCAAACGCGATGCGATGTATGCGCTCTACGCATTTGCTCGCGTGACCGATGACGTCGGCGATTGCGGGGAACCGGCGGCGCTGCGGACGCGCTGGCTCGCTTGGTGGCGACACACCACGGCGTTGAATCTGATCAGCGACTCACCGCATCATCAGATTGCCCTTCCAGATTTGCCGGAGGCCAAGGGGTCGCAGTGGACGAAGGTGTTGCCACAAAAAGCAAATGAGATCTTGCCCGCACTGCGAGACGCCTCGGATCGCTATGGCATCCCAACACGGTATTTGTTGGAGATCATTGATGGTGTGTTAGCCGACCAACAGAAGACACGGTTCGATACCTATGAACAACTCGAGCATTATTGTTACCTCGTTGCTTCTGCGGTCGGGTTGGCGTGTTTGCACATTTGGGAGTTCGATTCACCACTGCCGCTTGAATCGGCGGTCGATTGTGGTTTAGCGTTTCAAATGACGAATGTCCTGCGTGATGTAGCCGAGGATGCGAAACGCGGTCGAATCTATTTGCCGCGTCAACATTATGAGCAACATGGGCTGTGTGAAGACGATCTGCTCCATCCTCGTGGTGACGACCGACTTCGGTGTTTGATTCAAGATGAAATCGCACGCTCCAAACGCTTATTTGATTCGGGGTGGAACGTTTGGGATTCGCTTCACGAAGATGGGCGGCCGATGTTCAGCATGATGTGGCGCACGTATCGCCGCTTGCTGTCTCGGATTGAGCAAGATCCGGGGGCGGTCGCACTGCGGCGCATCAAGCTTTCGGCTGGGGACCGATTGGGTTTGGTTTCGCAGCACTTTTTCGTTTCGCGTTTCCGCCGGTTGGCCGTTCCACCGACCGAGGTGTCGGGGGGATGA
- the hpnC gene encoding squalene synthase HpnC: protein MLTADPISESERRCRQIARSNRENFLVASVLLPRWLRQPFYNVYAFCRTADDLADQSPSVLAAAAELTAFQSALDATFAGNPPAGIFPALGDTIRRFDLPKKPFDDLLSAFQQDQSKTRYANSEELLDYCNRSANPVGRIVLRLAGCDQEDADDRRDEADQICRGLQLANFCQDVGRDFAIGRVYLPEDQMARFGVAEADLAASTTSPALRRLLESECARAAACFDSGEALVDHVPTWFARNLRLFIGGGRETLAAIEKAEFDVLRKRPTVSPWTQLRLVMRAIWS, encoded by the coding sequence ATGTTAACTGCGGACCCGATTTCCGAATCCGAACGTCGATGTCGGCAGATTGCACGATCCAACCGCGAGAACTTTCTCGTGGCCAGCGTGCTGTTGCCTCGGTGGCTCCGTCAACCATTCTACAACGTCTATGCGTTTTGCCGAACCGCGGATGATTTGGCGGATCAGTCGCCGTCGGTGCTGGCTGCGGCTGCGGAATTGACGGCGTTTCAATCGGCGCTCGACGCAACCTTTGCCGGGAATCCGCCCGCGGGGATTTTTCCGGCACTCGGTGACACGATTCGCAGGTTCGACTTGCCCAAAAAGCCATTTGACGATTTACTCAGCGCCTTCCAGCAAGATCAAAGCAAAACGCGTTATGCCAATAGCGAGGAACTGCTCGATTACTGTAACCGCAGTGCCAACCCCGTTGGCCGGATCGTGCTTCGTTTGGCCGGTTGCGACCAGGAGGACGCGGACGATCGCAGGGATGAGGCCGACCAGATTTGCAGGGGTCTGCAATTGGCGAACTTCTGTCAGGACGTGGGACGCGATTTTGCGATCGGGCGGGTCTATCTGCCCGAGGATCAAATGGCAAGATTCGGTGTGGCGGAAGCGGATTTGGCTGCGTCGACCACCTCGCCAGCGTTGCGCCGATTGCTGGAAAGTGAGTGTGCGCGAGCGGCCGCTTGTTTCGATTCCGGCGAAGCCTTAGTGGATCATGTGCCGACATGGTTTGCCCGCAATCTAAGACTGTTCATCGGTGGGGGGCGAGAAACCCTTGCTGCGATTGAAAAAGCAGAGTTTGATGTGCTGCGGAAGCGGCCCACCGTCAGCCCTTGGACGCAGCTTCGGCTGGTGATGCGGGCGATCTGGAGTTGA
- the ispH gene encoding 4-hydroxy-3-methylbut-2-enyl diphosphate reductase, which yields MKIILAAPRGFCAGVHMAIDSLDLTLKKFGSPVYVYHEIVHNQYVVNLFRDKGAVFVDAIDEVPEGSVLLFSAHGVSPQIREAAKQRKLHAIDATCPLVTKVHLEAIKYAKAGYTILLIGHEGHDEVIGTMGEAPEAILLVEEEQDVDTLVVKDETKLAYLTQTTLSVDDASRIIRKLRGRFPTIESPPKDDICYATQNRQEAVRLLSDQADVVVVLGSQNSSNSQRLRELAANNNGKPAYLVDGPHDLSMEQFADAETVLITAGASAPESVVQETIDWLVDRFGATVELQQIREESVHFPLPKPLRPFAKESQGT from the coding sequence ATGAAAATCATTTTAGCGGCACCACGAGGCTTCTGTGCTGGCGTTCATATGGCGATTGACTCGCTCGATTTGACGCTAAAGAAGTTTGGCTCGCCCGTCTACGTTTACCATGAAATCGTCCACAATCAGTATGTTGTGAACCTGTTTCGCGACAAAGGGGCCGTGTTTGTCGACGCCATCGACGAAGTCCCCGAGGGCAGCGTGCTGCTGTTTTCCGCCCATGGTGTCTCGCCTCAAATCCGCGAAGCGGCAAAACAGCGAAAACTCCATGCGATCGACGCCACCTGTCCTTTGGTCACAAAAGTTCATCTGGAAGCCATCAAATACGCCAAAGCAGGATACACGATCTTGTTGATCGGCCATGAAGGACACGACGAGGTGATCGGCACCATGGGAGAAGCCCCCGAAGCAATCCTGTTGGTCGAAGAGGAGCAAGACGTCGATACGTTGGTCGTGAAAGACGAAACAAAACTGGCGTACCTAACCCAAACGACCCTGAGCGTCGATGATGCGAGTCGGATCATTCGCAAACTGCGGGGACGGTTTCCGACCATCGAAAGCCCCCCCAAAGATGACATTTGCTATGCGACCCAAAACCGCCAAGAAGCCGTCCGCCTGCTGTCGGATCAAGCCGATGTGGTGGTCGTGCTGGGCAGCCAGAACAGCAGCAACAGTCAGCGGCTTCGCGAATTGGCGGCGAACAACAACGGCAAGCCAGCGTATTTGGTAGACGGGCCGCACGATTTGAGCATGGAGCAGTTTGCCGATGCGGAAACGGTTCTGATCACCGCTGGAGCCAGCGCCCCAGAATCGGTCGTTCAAGAAACGATTGATTGGCTGGTCGATCGATTCGGCGCAACCGTCGAGCTGCAACAAATTCGCGAAGAATCCGTGCATTTCCCACTTCCGAAGCCTCTGCGTCCCTTTGCCAAGGAATCGCAAGGGACCTAA
- a CDS encoding 3-keto-disaccharide hydrolase, which translates to MNKLFTTCSLTCLLLYCVGCGSKSDSSVDQAERAPSDSAELADLVFEPQTYEATADELLAARLDSADAGEGWIRLFDGHTLFGWEIAGNANWRIEDQSIVVDRGDVCLMCTSIPWKDFELTLEFNADEETNSGVFLRTPLQVEAVGQECYEVNIANDENPFPTASLVEREKVGDDAPKQSYGSWRRMTMRVEGNQVQVSLDGTIVTDYTDPTGLPAGRIGLQHNKGRVAFRDVRLRPLGFQSLLDEQLSQWTRYPEMDAEFTVTDEGAMHVQGGSGQIETHSSYDDFVLLAEYKLPQPEINSGIFFRCIPGDQMMGYECQLSNAMIDDMPLSPADCGTGGIFRRQDARVIAAEPDQWATVVLAAQGDKFAAWVNGVQVSNWQDDREANENPRKGKRTEAGTIMVQGHDETTDALFKQIAIASDPQEGA; encoded by the coding sequence ATGAATAAGCTTTTTACGACCTGTTCACTGACGTGCTTGCTGCTGTACTGTGTCGGTTGCGGTTCAAAATCCGACTCCTCTGTGGATCAAGCCGAACGAGCTCCATCCGATTCCGCCGAACTTGCCGACTTGGTTTTCGAGCCGCAAACTTACGAGGCGACAGCCGACGAGTTGTTAGCGGCGCGACTTGACTCAGCGGACGCGGGGGAGGGTTGGATCCGGCTATTTGATGGCCATACGTTGTTCGGGTGGGAAATCGCCGGCAACGCCAACTGGCGAATCGAAGACCAATCCATCGTGGTCGATCGGGGCGATGTCTGCTTGATGTGTACTTCGATTCCATGGAAAGACTTTGAACTCACGCTCGAGTTCAATGCGGACGAGGAGACCAATAGCGGGGTGTTTTTGCGGACACCGCTGCAGGTCGAAGCCGTCGGCCAAGAATGCTATGAAGTGAACATCGCGAATGACGAGAATCCGTTTCCAACGGCAAGTTTGGTCGAGCGGGAAAAGGTTGGCGACGATGCTCCGAAACAATCCTATGGATCATGGCGTCGAATGACGATGCGTGTCGAAGGCAACCAAGTTCAAGTCTCCCTTGATGGGACCATCGTTACCGACTACACCGATCCAACGGGATTGCCTGCGGGGCGAATCGGACTTCAGCACAACAAGGGGCGTGTTGCTTTTCGCGACGTCCGGCTGCGTCCTTTGGGATTCCAATCGCTGTTGGATGAACAGCTTTCACAGTGGACCCGTTATCCTGAAATGGATGCCGAGTTTACGGTGACCGATGAGGGTGCCATGCATGTCCAAGGGGGCAGCGGCCAGATTGAAACCCACTCATCGTATGATGATTTTGTACTGCTCGCCGAATACAAATTGCCACAGCCCGAAATCAATTCGGGGATCTTCTTTCGTTGCATTCCCGGTGACCAAATGATGGGTTACGAGTGTCAGCTCAGCAACGCAATGATCGACGACATGCCGTTGTCGCCGGCGGATTGTGGTACGGGCGGTATTTTTCGCCGCCAAGATGCAAGAGTGATCGCGGCAGAACCGGACCAATGGGCCACCGTCGTCTTGGCCGCACAGGGCGACAAGTTCGCGGCCTGGGTCAATGGCGTTCAAGTCAGCAATTGGCAGGACGACCGCGAAGCGAACGAAAATCCACGAAAGGGAAAACGGACCGAAGCGGGGACCATCATGGTTCAAGGTCACGACGAAACAACCGACGCGCTGTTCAAGCAAATTGCGATCGCAAGTGACCCGCAGGAAGGAGCTTAG
- a CDS encoding sulfotransferase family protein: MTDLSPNDRANRPRHPAVELGEASVRGSDTVPAPRPYHQYPFYSPRFWHGMRPMAWWGLLREGHFRVHPSRWTLAVGVSMATLFNTVLAGIQRLFFGRRQRDAELQGTPVFIIGHWRSGTTLLHELMVRDERLSSPSTYQCFAPSHFLATEWFFRRFASWLLPGKRPMDNMAAGWDRPQEDEFALLTLGLPSPYRRIAFPNEGPVDLNYLNFEGVEEAAVDDWLKTLRRFLLNVSVATGRPLVIKSPTHTGRIAHLAREFPEAKFIHMTRDPRSLFPSTCRLWKSLDEVQGLQKPHHEQIEPYVIECFERMYDAFHCQRESIAPDRLIDLRYEDLVASPVKSLRTIYETLHLSDFDSVEPTIRQWVETEHKEYQTNQHQLDPAADELIRSRWATYFQRYGYE, translated from the coding sequence TTGACCGATCTCTCTCCGAACGATCGAGCGAATCGTCCCCGCCACCCAGCTGTTGAGTTGGGCGAAGCATCCGTGCGCGGATCCGACACCGTCCCTGCGCCGCGGCCGTACCACCAATATCCCTTCTATTCGCCTCGATTTTGGCACGGAATGCGTCCGATGGCGTGGTGGGGTCTGCTGCGGGAAGGCCATTTTCGAGTTCATCCCAGTCGCTGGACGCTGGCGGTGGGCGTTTCGATGGCCACGCTGTTCAATACGGTCTTGGCGGGCATCCAGCGGCTTTTTTTTGGACGCCGCCAACGTGATGCCGAGCTTCAGGGCACGCCCGTTTTTATCATTGGCCATTGGCGGAGCGGAACGACGCTGCTGCATGAATTGATGGTCCGCGACGAACGGCTCAGCAGCCCCTCCACCTATCAGTGCTTTGCACCGTCACATTTTTTAGCGACCGAATGGTTTTTTCGCCGTTTTGCCAGTTGGTTACTGCCCGGCAAGCGGCCGATGGACAATATGGCGGCGGGTTGGGATCGCCCCCAAGAGGACGAGTTCGCGCTGTTGACGCTTGGTTTGCCGAGCCCCTATCGGCGAATCGCGTTTCCCAATGAAGGCCCTGTCGATCTGAATTACCTTAACTTCGAAGGGGTTGAGGAAGCCGCGGTCGATGATTGGCTCAAAACGCTCCGTCGATTCCTATTGAATGTCAGCGTTGCAACGGGCCGTCCTTTGGTAATCAAGAGCCCCACGCACACCGGGCGGATCGCTCATTTAGCTCGCGAGTTTCCGGAAGCCAAGTTCATTCACATGACTCGTGACCCGCGTTCCTTGTTTCCATCGACCTGTCGATTGTGGAAAAGCCTCGATGAAGTACAGGGTTTGCAGAAACCGCACCACGAACAAATCGAACCTTACGTGATCGAGTGCTTTGAACGCATGTATGATGCGTTTCATTGCCAGCGTGAATCGATCGCTCCAGACCGTTTGATCGACCTACGCTACGAGGACTTAGTCGCCAGCCCTGTGAAGAGTTTACGGACGATTTATGAGACGTTGCATCTCAGCGATTTTGATTCCGTGGAGCCAACGATTCGTCAATGGGTTGAAACGGAACATAAAGAGTATCAAACCAATCAACACCAACTCGATCCCGCAGCAGACGAACTGATTCGTTCGCGATGGGCAACTTATTTTCAACGCTATGGATATGAATAA
- a CDS encoding MazG nucleotide pyrophosphohydrolase domain-containing protein, with translation MYYQKDITRGVDGTFMWLMEEIGELASALRGDDRENLAEEFADVIAWLATIANVAEVDLNAALVAKYGSGCPGCNRLVCECPNSEKP, from the coding sequence ATGTACTACCAAAAAGACATCACCCGAGGCGTTGATGGCACGTTCATGTGGTTGATGGAGGAGATCGGCGAGTTGGCTTCGGCGCTGCGTGGGGACGACCGAGAGAACTTGGCCGAGGAATTCGCTGACGTGATCGCCTGGTTGGCGACGATTGCGAATGTCGCGGAAGTGGATCTGAATGCGGCATTGGTGGCAAAATATGGATCCGGTTGCCCCGGATGTAACCGACTGGTCTGCGAATGTCCCAACTCGGAAAAACCGTGA
- a CDS encoding ABC transporter ATP-binding protein, producing the protein MIKTVDLTKKYGDAFAIKGIDLDLQAGDLFGFIGPNGAGKTTTMRIIATLLEPSWGEAYVCDHSVHTHPKEIRRLVGYMPDFFGVYDDMTVVEYLEFFAAAYRINGKQRENRVNEMLDVVDLDFKRDAFANTLSRGQTQRLGLARTLLHDPQVLLLDEPLSGLDPRARIEMRNLLRKLGEMGKTIIVSSHILPELADVCNKVGIIDRGELKQNAMVTEIIKMVREHTVLVIQTANREQLDKVAPLLDGHEKVQGTEPGDDSIRVVLKAGVEEYSDLPRQLIENGIDLRRFSEEQLDLESAFMALTQGTSRRM; encoded by the coding sequence GTGATTAAGACAGTTGATTTAACCAAGAAGTACGGTGATGCTTTTGCCATCAAAGGCATTGACTTGGACCTCCAGGCTGGCGACCTATTTGGCTTCATCGGCCCCAATGGTGCCGGCAAGACCACGACCATGCGAATCATCGCAACGCTGCTGGAACCTTCTTGGGGCGAAGCCTATGTATGCGACCACAGCGTCCACACACACCCCAAAGAAATCCGCCGTTTGGTCGGATACATGCCCGACTTTTTCGGTGTCTACGATGATATGACCGTCGTCGAATACCTGGAATTCTTCGCGGCAGCTTACCGAATCAACGGTAAACAGCGTGAGAACCGAGTCAACGAAATGCTGGATGTCGTCGACTTGGATTTCAAACGGGATGCCTTTGCCAATACGCTCTCACGAGGCCAAACGCAGCGACTCGGGCTGGCACGTACGCTGCTTCACGATCCTCAGGTGCTTCTGCTTGATGAGCCGCTATCCGGATTGGACCCACGCGCTCGGATTGAGATGCGAAATCTGCTTCGCAAACTTGGCGAAATGGGAAAGACGATTATCGTCAGCAGCCATATCCTGCCCGAGTTGGCGGACGTCTGTAACAAGGTGGGGATCATTGATCGTGGCGAGCTCAAACAGAACGCGATGGTTACCGAGATCATCAAGATGGTCCGCGAGCATACAGTGCTGGTCATTCAAACCGCCAACCGCGAACAGCTCGACAAAGTGGCACCGTTGCTCGACGGTCACGAGAAAGTGCAAGGAACCGAACCCGGCGATGATTCCATTCGCGTGGTTTTAAAGGCAGGCGTGGAAGAATACAGCGACTTGCCGCGACAGTTGATCGAAAACGGCATCGATCTGCGCCGGTTCAGCGAGGAACAACTCGATTTAGAATCCGCCTTCATGGCGCTGACTCAAGGCACCAGCCGGCGGATGTGA